In a single window of the Longimicrobiaceae bacterium genome:
- the smpB gene encoding SsrA-binding protein SmpB encodes MNKPAGDKPDTPRIVVQNRKARHEYHVIETWEAGLVLQGTEVKSLREGKGNLQDAYARVDRGEVWLHNMHISPYEQGNRFNHDPLRPRKLLLHSRQIRKLIGQVEKSGLTLVPLDVHFSRGIAKVNLALVRGKQLHDKREDLKKRDAQREMQRALKE; translated from the coding sequence ATGAACAAGCCAGCGGGGGACAAGCCGGACACCCCGAGGATCGTGGTGCAGAACCGGAAGGCGCGTCACGAGTACCACGTGATCGAGACCTGGGAGGCCGGGCTCGTCCTGCAGGGGACCGAGGTCAAGTCGCTGCGGGAGGGGAAGGGGAACCTCCAGGACGCCTACGCCCGCGTGGACCGGGGCGAGGTGTGGCTGCACAACATGCACATCTCCCCCTACGAGCAGGGGAACCGGTTCAACCACGACCCCCTCCGCCCCCGCAAGCTCCTCCTGCACAGCCGGCAGATCCGCAAGCTGATCGGCCAGGTGGAGAAGTCCGGGCTCACCCTGGTTCCCCTCGACGTCCACTTCAGCCGCGGCATCGCCAAGGTCAACCTGGCCCTGGTGCGCGGCAAGCAGCTCCACGACAAACGTGAAGACCTCAAGAAGCGCGATGCGCAGCGTGAAATGCAGCGTGCCCTCAAGGAGTAG
- a CDS encoding L,D-transpeptidase, translating into MRGLPTVLAALLALAFGAAEAAAQGLPMSPVAIAHGVAREGTARYRDPPVNVEGRYVVISLAEHRLYLMEDERVIWSAIVGTGTGTRLEGAGQKWDFSTPRGMFRVQLKEKDPVWVVPDWAFIERGEPIPPRDSPKRREPGMLGTTALYLEEEIAIHGTNKPELLGQAVSHGCIRMSNEDARRLYYEVEVGTPVIIY; encoded by the coding sequence GTGCGGGGCCTGCCGACGGTCCTCGCGGCGCTGCTGGCGCTGGCGTTCGGGGCGGCGGAGGCGGCGGCGCAGGGGCTCCCCATGTCGCCGGTGGCCATCGCCCACGGCGTGGCGCGGGAGGGGACCGCCCGCTACCGCGACCCCCCGGTGAACGTGGAGGGCCGCTACGTGGTGATCTCCCTGGCCGAGCACAGGCTCTACCTCATGGAGGACGAGCGGGTGATCTGGTCCGCCATCGTGGGGACCGGGACCGGGACCCGCCTGGAGGGCGCCGGGCAGAAGTGGGACTTCTCCACCCCGCGCGGGATGTTCCGCGTGCAGCTTAAGGAAAAGGACCCCGTCTGGGTGGTGCCGGACTGGGCCTTCATCGAGCGCGGAGAGCCCATCCCCCCGCGCGACTCCCCCAAGCGGCGCGAGCCGGGGATGCTGGGGACCACGGCGCTCTACCTGGAGGAGGAGATCGCCATCCACGGGACCAACAAGCCCGAGCTGCTGGGGCAGGCCGTCTCGCACGGATGCATCCGCATGAGCAACGAGGACGCCCGCCGGCTCTATTACGAAGTCGAGGTCGGGACTCCGGTCATCATCTACTAG